In one Coccinella septempunctata chromosome 6, icCocSept1.1, whole genome shotgun sequence genomic region, the following are encoded:
- the LOC123314843 gene encoding GPI mannosyltransferase 3 — protein sequence MALRFEAFGVPLVFLALRIASVFFVRTFYEADEYWQSLEVAHKFVFGYGYLTWEWEKGIRSYVYPVFFTILYKLLAILQLDTATLIILLPRILQAILTAYSDICFYEWTGRRKWAVFCIATSWFSFYMGSRTLINSFETAISTIALSLFPWPGTGKDEKLHFLWLVGFICIVRPTAAVMWFPLCIYHFHITKHSWSFLILTKYIPIGTLLLMASTVLDSLAQKSFVITFYEFFKYNIIKNVATSYGTLPWYWYMSFGLPAILGVHLMPFLISSLVVLKNRKIHQNELVLLGTIVFTVGVFSYLPHKEFRFLMPLLPLVLYITSRYLAVWSRKVKTLNLVAVAFILFIGNAVPAYYLGMVHQRGSLDIMPHLREIAQKDPSNTSFLFLMPCHSTPMYSHLHINVTTRFLTCNPNFNGAEIKDDEVTEFYNSPNKWLRQHYPPNGTLPSHIITFNSLVPRISDILSRYKTIVDVFHTEVPLSSEFGTRILVHELQF from the exons ATGGCACTCAGGTTTGAAGCGTTTGGTGTACCTCTGGTATTTTTGGCTCTAAGAATAGCTTCAGTGTTTTTTGTTAGAACATTTTATGAGGCAGACGAATATTGGCAATCCCTGGAAGTTGCTCACAAGTTTGTATTTGGTTATGGTTACTTAACATGGGAATGGGAAAAAGGCATACGAAGCTATGTTTACCCtgtatttttcacaattttataCAAATTACTGGCCATATTACAATTGGACACAGCAACTCTAATT ATTCTCCTACCAAGGATATTGCAAGCAATACTTACTGCCTACTCTGATATATGTTTTTATGAGTGGACCGGCAGAAGAAAGTGGGCAGTTTTTTGTATAGCCACTTCATGGTTTTCATTCTATATGGGTTCTAGAACATTAATAAATTCCTTCGAAACTGCCATTTCTACAATTGCCTTGTCGTTGTTCCCTTGGCCGGGAACTGGGAAAG ATGAAAAGCTGCACTTTCTCTGGTTAGTAGGATTTATTTGTATTGTGAGACCAACTGCTGCTGTTATGTGGTTTCCATTGTGTATTTATCATTTCCACATCACAAAACACAGTTGGTCATTCTTGATCCTCACAAAGTATATTCCGATTGG TACATTATTGTTAATGGCATCAACTGTTCTGGATTCATTAGCACAAAAGTCGTTCGTAATAACTTTTTATGAATTCTTCAAATACAATATAATAAAGAATGTTGCAACTTCTTATGGCACCCTTCCTTGGTACTGGTATATGTCGTTCGGTTTGCCAGCAATTCTAGGAGTCCATCTAATGCCTTTTCTAATATCTTCGTTAGTCGTACTGAAGAACAGGAAAATCCATCAGAATGAATTGGTCCTTTTAGGAACAATCGTATTCACTGTTGGTGTTTTTAG TTACTTACCTCATAAGGAATTTCGATTTTTGATGCCATTGCTACCTCTAGTGTTGTACATTACATCCAGGTATCTGGCAGTTTGGAGCAGAAAAGTAAAAAC ATTAAATTTGGTTGCCGTTGCTTTTATATTATTCATTGGCAATGCAGTACCAGCTTATTATCTAGGAATGGTCCATCAAAGGGGTTCACTGGACATAATGCCACATTTGAGAGAAATTGCTCAAAAAGACCCTTCAAATACCAGTTTCTTATTCCTTATGCCTTGTCATTCAACACCTATGTATAG TCATCTACATATAAATGTTACAACGAGATTCTTGACATGCAATCCAAACTTTAATGGCGCGGAAATTAAAGATGACGAGGTAACAGAGTTTTATAATTCACCTAACAAATGGCTTCGGCAGCACTATCCCCCAAATGGAACACTGCCTTCCCATATTATTACATTTAACAGTTTGGTACCAAGGATATCGGATATTTTAAGCAG GTACAAAACCATTGTGGATGTTTTTCATACTGAAGTACCTCTTTCAAGTGAGTTTGGAACTCGTATTCTAGTCCACGAATTACAATTCTGA
- the LOC123314842 gene encoding integrator complex subunit 10: protein MDLDLEISDEDYVIGRAREALKTSIYEAKAWMITAKTLYPTNFTVQFEAYLIEKSVGNVKEAAKCFSEIIGKFQEKEELWKEIEALTTALRAESEDTNSETLFLCEMFKHMSSDVQHHLLLLTANHCEDTMEHCKLILLLLQKFPIAISSYGSKLVDTLISAEKHCHNGSYPSNPYRKLLICDVLPLLANEQNVKLDLSSKVLYKILYKAIEFYLHSLGFMQNIEQEDIKIEGAWQKLFSIVEFIGRQLEWDPLIAFGTNWSKEGYWQKVLTFCQQKPSNIDEKQMVYCLFIFFSYCLDEYIISTTPESSPGQIPTSYVLVEGFLDPTLPVPSIETKFKRRKNDTELFPHISVEKPEMKHIVNNFFMLVNCWEFLSNSEALNREFMKICNLLKIEPYLNGFIADYMVYKGRFDELLSFFQKSNFEIISKSIRIAHIFYVKKNYSACFEQILLILPLLSTKNTGNISTTLIVGGSHRHLHFLPLTHLAVLQYGVKLLLRCITENLLDNNYHEFAIGHALVLTQLDWPQEDEFIPPLMEKIKLQGSFHYPLFQNYIINVDILEELTYLWTTQGGQITLEIIPHLGQRRIGTRGADKGAKEEIKQAIRRQVARSNEKLDDMLFKFLTHERSQILQALV, encoded by the exons ATGGATTTGGATTTAGAGATATCTGATGAAGATTATGTAATTGGTAGAGCCAGAGAGGCTTTGAAAACAAGTATATATGAAGCCAAAGCATGGATGATTACAGCTAAAACGTTGTATCCAACAAATTTCACAGTACAG TTTGAAGCATATCTCATTGAAAAGAGTGTTGGTAATGTGAAGGAGGCAGCTAAATGCTTTAGTGAAAT AATTGGGAAATTTCAAGAGAAAGAAGAATTATGGAAAGAAATAGAAGCGTTAACTACTGCACTAAGGGCAGAAAGTGAAGATACTAATAGTGAGACTctatttttatgtgaaatgttcAAGCATATGTCCTCAG ATGTACAacatcatttattattattgactGCAAATCACTGTGAAGATACCATGGAACATTGTAAACTAATTCTTTTATTGCTTCAAAAATTTCCCATTGCAATCTCTAGTTATGGG TCAAAACTGGTGGACACACTCATTAGTGCTGAAAAACATTGTCATAATGGTAGCTATCCATCTAACCCCTACAGAAAATTACTAATTTGTGATGTGTTACCATTACTTGCTAATGAACAGAATGTGAAATTGGACCTTTCATCAAAAGTGCTTTATAAAATTTTGTACAAAGCTATAGAATTTTATCTTCATTCCTTGGGTTTTATGCAAAATATAGAGCAG GAAGATATAAAAATCGAGGGTGCATGGCAAAAATTATTCTCCATCGTTGAATTTATCGGGAGGCAATTAGAATGGGACCCTTTGATAGCATTTGGTACTAACTG GTCCAAAGAAGGTTATTGGCAGAAAGTACTCACTTTTTGTCAACAGAAACCCTCGAATATAGATGAGAAACAAATGGTATATTGTTTGTTTATATTCTTCTCATATTGTTTGGATGAATATATCATCAGTACAACTCCTGAATCCAGTCCTGGGCAAATTCCCACATCTTATGTTTTAGTAGAGGGATTTTTAG ATCCTACATTACCAGTTCCATCAATTGAAACTAAgttcaaacgtagaaagaatGACACCGAATTGTTTCCTCatatttctgttgaaaaacctgAGATGAAACATATtgtcaataattttttcatgttaGTTAATTGTTGGGAATTCTTATCGAATTCAGAAGCTTTGAACAGAG aattcatgaaaatatgtAACCTTCTCAAGATTGAACCGTATTTAAATGGATTCATTGCCGATTACATGGTTTATAAAGGGCGATTTGATGAACTTTTATCATTCTTTCAAAAGtccaattttgaaataatctCTAAAAGTATTAGGATTGCTCACATCTTCTATGTCAAGAAAAATTATTCT GCGTGCTTTGAACAAATTCTTCTGATACTACCTTTATTATCCACTAAAAATACCGGAAATATCAGTACAACATTAATTGTCGGTGGGTCACACAGACATCTACATTTTCTACCATTAACGCATCTTGCAGTCCTTCAATATGGTGTCAAGTTATTGCTCAGGTGTATAACT GAAAATCTACTAGACAATAACTATCATGAATTTGCTATCGGACATGCGTTAGTTCTTACTCAGCTTGATTGGCCGCAGGAGGATGAATTTATACCCCCACTTATGGAGAAAATAAAACTTCAAGGTTCCTTTCATTATCCTTTATTCCAG aattacaTCATAAATGTTGATATTTTAGAAGAGTTGACTTATTTATGGACAACTCAGGGTGGTCAAATTACATTGGAAATTATTCCCCACTTAGG TCAAAGAAGAATAGGAACTCGTGGTGCTGATAAAGGTGCGAAAGAAGAAATCAAACAAGCCATTCGTCGACAAGTCGCGAGAAGTAATGAGAAGCTGGATGATATGCTCTTCAAATTTTTAACTCATGAAAGAAGCCAAATTTTGCAAGCACTAGTGTAG